One segment of Streptomyces sp. NBC_01463 DNA contains the following:
- a CDS encoding linear amide C-N hydrolase: MCTRALWADAGGAVLAGRNMDWMEDMRTNLWAFPSGMVRDDGLDAALTWTSAYGSLVAGAHDLMTVDGINQAGLAAHQLFLPESDYGERDESRPALSAAVWMQYVLDNFATVAEAVEWIEGSQLQVVAQSDPSSGKSVTLHMALDDRSGDSAIVEYLDGTPRVHHDRAYTVVTNSPPFEEQLAHLRTIQGLGGNEPLPGGTDPSDRFARAAYYLTRLPQPHGTTEAVASLLSVMRNAAQPFRVADPDKPYASQTIWRTLADLSNGIYIYESTSRPNIVWVRMSGLDLSEGAPALKLDLANDSGLEGGLVGDVTDRFIPTPPMHFLPAR, encoded by the coding sequence ATGTGCACGCGAGCACTCTGGGCGGATGCGGGCGGGGCAGTTCTTGCCGGGCGCAACATGGACTGGATGGAGGACATGCGGACGAACCTCTGGGCGTTCCCCAGCGGCATGGTCCGCGATGACGGGCTCGACGCAGCCCTGACCTGGACATCCGCATACGGAAGCCTGGTCGCCGGCGCACACGACCTGATGACTGTCGACGGAATCAACCAGGCCGGCCTTGCGGCGCATCAGCTCTTTCTCCCGGAGTCCGACTACGGCGAGCGGGACGAGAGCCGCCCGGCGCTGAGCGCGGCGGTCTGGATGCAGTACGTCCTTGACAACTTCGCGACCGTCGCCGAAGCGGTGGAGTGGATCGAGGGCTCACAGCTCCAAGTGGTGGCGCAGAGCGACCCGTCGAGCGGGAAGTCGGTGACCCTACACATGGCACTGGACGACCGGTCGGGTGACTCGGCGATCGTGGAATACCTGGACGGAACGCCGCGGGTCCACCATGACCGGGCCTACACGGTGGTCACCAACTCGCCTCCGTTCGAGGAGCAGCTCGCACACCTCCGGACCATCCAAGGTCTTGGTGGCAACGAGCCGCTGCCTGGCGGGACCGATCCCTCGGACCGTTTCGCACGCGCGGCGTATTACCTGACGAGGCTTCCGCAGCCCCATGGCACGACCGAGGCGGTCGCCTCACTGCTGAGCGTGATGCGTAACGCCGCCCAGCCCTTCCGCGTGGCCGACCCTGACAAGCCCTACGCCTCACAGACCATCTGGCGCACGCTCGCGGACCTGAGCAACGGCATCTACATCTACGAGTCGACATCGCGGCCCAACATTGTCTGGGTCCGTATGTCCGGCCTCGATCTCTCCGAGGGTGCACCTGCGCTGAAACTCGATCTGGCCAACGACAGCGGACTCGAAGGCGGACTCGTCGGAGACGTCACCGACCGCTTCATTCCGACGCCGCCGATGCACTTCCTCCCGGCGCGGTAA
- a CDS encoding alpha/beta fold hydrolase, which translates to MSVVVVSSEVSIAYESFGDPVDPPILLVMGFGAQLLAWPEDFCRALADRGRYVIRYDNRDCGLSTKFDDHPVDMGKFIATVSSGDIPAALAMVPYRLQDMADDGLGLLTALGIERAHMVGTSMGGMVAQTMALSSPERVLTLTSMMSSTGESEYGQSSPEAQAVLFTPKPADRAGYVAAAEKELVWASRRYGDATALRELAAASYDRSYYPAGIGRQLGAMILSGSRENALRDLRVPTLVIHGLDDTLIDPSGGRRTAELVPGAELLLIPDMGHDRPRELWPQLIDAVVSHTG; encoded by the coding sequence ATGTCTGTCGTTGTGGTGTCTTCCGAGGTTTCCATCGCGTACGAGAGCTTCGGTGACCCCGTGGACCCACCCATCCTGCTCGTGATGGGTTTCGGAGCGCAGCTGCTCGCCTGGCCCGAGGACTTCTGCCGGGCACTGGCAGATCGTGGCCGGTACGTGATCCGGTACGACAACCGCGACTGCGGGCTGTCCACCAAGTTCGACGATCACCCTGTCGACATGGGCAAGTTCATCGCGACTGTCAGCTCGGGTGACATTCCCGCCGCCCTCGCGATGGTTCCCTACCGCCTACAAGACATGGCCGACGACGGCCTCGGCCTGCTCACCGCGCTCGGTATCGAACGCGCCCACATGGTCGGCACCTCAATGGGCGGGATGGTCGCCCAGACCATGGCCCTCTCCTCCCCGGAGCGGGTGCTGACCTTGACGTCGATGATGTCCTCGACCGGCGAGAGTGAGTACGGCCAGTCCAGCCCGGAGGCTCAAGCGGTGCTGTTCACTCCGAAGCCGGCGGACCGCGCAGGATATGTCGCGGCGGCGGAGAAGGAACTGGTGTGGGCCTCCAGGCGCTACGGCGATGCCACGGCTCTGCGTGAGCTGGCCGCCGCAAGCTACGACCGCTCCTACTACCCCGCGGGGATCGGGCGGCAACTCGGCGCGATGATCCTCAGCGGTTCACGCGAGAACGCCCTCCGCGACCTGCGCGTGCCGACGCTCGTGATCCACGGCCTGGACGACACGCTGATCGACCCCAGCGGTGGAAGGCGCACCGCGGAACTCGTCCCGGGTGCGGAACTGCTGCTGATCCCCGACATGGGCCACGACCGCCCCCGCGAACTCTGGCCGCAGTTGATCGACGCCGTGGTCTCCCACACCGGCTGA
- a CDS encoding MFS transporter, with amino-acid sequence MSEDFLTGDRRPLTTVLAANLVSITGSCLTYMGVPWFVLQSTGSATAAGIVAFCTLVPVVLAALVGGPVIDRIGRRRVSVASDLACGVAVAAIPLLQFAGVLRFWMLCALMALTGLFRSPGETARSVLLPTLAARAGMPLSRAAGLYDGAARCAALTGSALGGVLIAALGAESVLLVDAATFVVAAPLFAFGVRGLPEAQPQRQVEATSLRAYRHELAEGYRFLAATPLLLGLCLMTLVTRGLDQGWSAVLLPVHAREEHGGAIHLGLLNAAFGICALTGALVYGAIGSRLRRWPVFTIAFLVAGLPRFAVAALTDRFAPLAVIMAVEGLAFGVLNPIMATVTYEAVPEELRSRVLSTTTAATQLVTPLGGLAAGFLADSAGLQSALVTFGGVYLLATLSPVIFPVWKRMDRSGPSHDTTATSLSSRGTGARPV; translated from the coding sequence GTGTCCGAAGACTTCCTGACGGGTGACCGTCGTCCTCTCACAACGGTTCTTGCCGCCAATCTCGTTTCGATCACTGGCAGTTGTCTGACGTATATGGGTGTGCCGTGGTTCGTGCTGCAGAGCACGGGCAGCGCCACCGCGGCCGGGATCGTCGCGTTCTGCACCCTGGTGCCCGTCGTGCTCGCTGCGCTCGTCGGTGGTCCGGTCATCGACCGAATCGGGCGACGTCGGGTGAGTGTCGCCTCGGATCTCGCCTGCGGAGTCGCGGTTGCGGCGATTCCGCTGCTGCAGTTCGCCGGCGTCCTGCGGTTCTGGATGCTGTGTGCGCTGATGGCGTTGACAGGGCTGTTTCGTTCTCCGGGTGAGACGGCCCGCAGCGTGCTGTTGCCCACGCTCGCCGCGCGCGCCGGAATGCCGCTGTCCAGAGCCGCAGGTCTGTACGACGGTGCGGCACGCTGTGCGGCGCTGACCGGATCGGCTCTCGGGGGCGTGCTGATCGCTGCGCTCGGTGCCGAAAGCGTCCTGTTGGTGGATGCGGCGACGTTCGTCGTGGCCGCGCCGCTGTTCGCGTTCGGGGTGCGCGGCCTGCCCGAGGCACAGCCCCAGCGGCAGGTCGAGGCGACATCGCTGCGTGCCTACCGCCATGAACTCGCGGAAGGCTACCGGTTCCTGGCGGCCACCCCGCTGCTGCTGGGCCTGTGCCTGATGACGCTGGTCACCAGGGGCCTCGACCAGGGATGGAGCGCGGTGCTCCTGCCCGTACATGCCCGTGAGGAGCATGGTGGTGCCATCCACCTCGGTCTGCTGAACGCAGCGTTCGGCATCTGTGCACTCACAGGGGCGCTGGTCTACGGGGCGATCGGCAGCCGCTTGCGGCGGTGGCCGGTGTTCACGATCGCGTTTCTCGTCGCGGGCCTGCCTCGTTTCGCAGTGGCCGCCCTCACCGACCGTTTCGCCCCGCTGGCCGTGATCATGGCAGTCGAGGGTCTCGCCTTCGGCGTCCTCAACCCCATCATGGCCACAGTGACCTACGAAGCGGTGCCCGAAGAGCTGCGCAGCCGCGTGCTGAGTACGACAACGGCCGCGACCCAGCTGGTCACTCCCCTGGGCGGACTGGCCGCGGGCTTCCTCGCGGATTCTGCCGGCCTGCAGTCCGCGCTGGTGACGTTCGGCGGCGTGTACCTGCTTGCCACGCTCAGCCCCGTGATCTTCCCTGTCTGGAAACGGATGGACCGTTCCGGCCCCTCCCACGACACCACGGCGACGTCTCTGTCGTCGCGAGGGACGGGGGCGAGACCGGTGTAG
- a CDS encoding aldo/keto reductase translates to MRYIKLGRTGLDVSPIAVGAMTYGEPGRGHPVWSLDEESSRPLIRHALDAGINFFDTANMYSYGSSEEILGRALKDYTDRDDVVITTKVRHTMRPGRPNSGGLSRKAIMSEIDASLRRLGTDYIDIYMIHRFDNQTPLEETLEALNDVVKAGKARYLGASSMHAWQFAKALHIQERNGWAGFVTMQNHYNLLAREEEREMLPLCADEGVATMVWSPLARGRLARPFDEANTGARAATDGGFADMLYKANADSDRQIIDETGAIAEAHHVSRAQVALAWLRRNPVVAAPLVGARTLQQIDDAVASLDLDLTDDEARRLELPYTPRHDFQGVSDEREIERIKASIPGYANT, encoded by the coding sequence ATGCGTTACATCAAACTGGGCCGTACCGGCCTCGATGTCTCCCCGATCGCAGTCGGCGCCATGACCTACGGCGAGCCCGGCCGCGGTCACCCCGTGTGGTCCCTCGACGAGGAGTCCAGCCGCCCCCTGATCAGGCACGCCCTGGACGCGGGCATCAACTTCTTCGACACCGCGAACATGTACTCCTACGGCTCGTCCGAGGAGATCCTGGGCCGGGCCCTGAAGGACTACACCGACCGCGACGACGTCGTCATCACCACCAAGGTCCGCCACACCATGCGACCCGGCCGACCGAACAGCGGCGGGCTGTCCCGCAAGGCGATCATGTCCGAGATCGACGCCAGTCTGCGCCGCCTGGGCACCGACTACATCGACATCTACATGATCCACCGCTTCGACAACCAGACGCCACTGGAGGAGACCCTCGAGGCGCTGAACGACGTGGTGAAGGCCGGCAAGGCCCGCTACCTCGGCGCGTCCTCCATGCACGCCTGGCAGTTCGCCAAGGCCCTGCACATCCAGGAACGCAACGGCTGGGCCGGCTTCGTGACCATGCAGAACCACTACAACCTCCTCGCCCGCGAAGAGGAACGCGAAATGCTGCCGCTCTGCGCCGACGAGGGCGTCGCCACCATGGTCTGGAGCCCGCTCGCCCGGGGCCGCCTCGCCCGCCCCTTCGACGAAGCGAACACCGGCGCCCGCGCGGCGACCGACGGCGGCTTCGCCGACATGCTCTACAAGGCCAACGCGGACAGCGACCGCCAGATCATCGACGAGACCGGCGCCATCGCCGAAGCCCACCACGTCAGCCGCGCCCAGGTCGCTCTCGCCTGGCTGCGCCGCAACCCCGTCGTCGCAGCCCCCCTGGTCGGTGCCCGTACCCTCCAGCAGATCGACGACGCGGTCGCCTCCCTCGACCTCGACCTCACCGACGACGAGGCCCGCCGCCTGGAACTCCCCTACACCCCCCGCCACGACTTCCAGGGCGTCTCCGACGAACGCGAGATCGAACGCATCAAGGCCTCCATCCCCGGCTACGCCAACACCTGA
- a CDS encoding TetR/AcrR family transcriptional regulator, whose amino-acid sequence MPEASRQRADALKNRELILQVAHDALTESPDASLNSIAKRAGIGPGTLYRHFPTREALLLEVHQHGIDRLTDAVSDALAAQPPLEALRTWFITLTGYVRIKHGLGEALHSAAAKDVISASWPPVTAAVQRLLDACVEAGEVRPGIDPVDVIMLLSCLWRTPDGPEGAAQVDRLLDLAIEGFRP is encoded by the coding sequence ATGCCCGAGGCCTCACGGCAGCGCGCCGACGCACTCAAGAACCGGGAGCTGATCCTCCAGGTGGCCCACGACGCACTCACCGAGTCCCCCGATGCCTCGCTCAACTCGATCGCCAAGCGGGCGGGCATCGGCCCCGGCACCCTCTACCGGCACTTCCCGACCCGCGAAGCACTGCTCCTCGAAGTCCACCAGCACGGCATCGACCGACTCACCGACGCCGTGAGCGACGCCCTCGCCGCCCAGCCCCCACTGGAGGCGCTGCGCACTTGGTTCATCACCCTCACCGGCTACGTGCGCATCAAGCACGGCCTCGGCGAAGCGCTGCACTCCGCCGCCGCCAAGGACGTGATCAGCGCCTCCTGGCCCCCCGTCACGGCCGCGGTCCAGCGCCTCCTCGACGCCTGCGTCGAGGCGGGCGAGGTGCGCCCCGGCATCGACCCCGTCGACGTGATCATGCTGTTGAGCTGTTTGTGGCGTACGCCGGACGGCCCGGAGGGTGCCGCCCAGGTCGACCGCCTCCTGGATCTCGCGATCGAAGGGTTCCGCCCATAG
- a CDS encoding Helicase associated domain protein has translation MGTVRITDANRLSTVKPDLAATLNVERSGVTPDSLTVASNRKVYWNCPDFPAHDPWEAVVNNRSGGFRKRYGTGCPTCRLRQTSAQELRLKAELSTVLAIDAYRDAVHSGRVERVDMVIDADGLRMVLEFDGSYFHGNEQSARRDSEKSRRLRESGWIVVRIREAPLDLLDPAYDVRVGFLAEPETAAADVLDHLVVLGLLNPAAAEQYRALDAPQAQETASRWIRERIGEQAARRLEYSAQNDAWGFMFEELVAYEADTSDCYPTDQLCVDGRNLGLWCRKQRRLQRTGRLRADRAGRLATIATWSSRTAHEAGFWAGHDRYLRRAEPGDPREREELPSSRDATVWANNLRKRRAELIACGGDLPGDQLEAMEKVPGWSWDPYQDAHDTKVEVMQQFCAATGRAVSSVKQREQWNSHPVGVWLNSWRTRRDVLSASQEAELEALPGWTWDQQGDQWTAMLQHLQDFGAARGHIQPSLTLGDEHEKALARWKRNHKNRLRGRGDDKALRLRALLAQYGETLP, from the coding sequence GTGGGGACCGTACGGATCACGGACGCGAACCGGTTATCGACAGTGAAACCGGACCTGGCCGCGACACTGAACGTCGAGAGGTCAGGGGTCACCCCCGACTCACTGACGGTCGCCTCCAACCGAAAGGTCTACTGGAACTGCCCGGACTTTCCCGCGCACGATCCGTGGGAAGCCGTGGTGAACAACCGCAGCGGAGGGTTCCGCAAGCGCTACGGCACCGGATGCCCCACCTGCCGCCTGCGCCAGACATCAGCGCAGGAGCTGCGGCTCAAGGCCGAACTCAGCACAGTCCTCGCCATCGACGCCTACCGTGATGCCGTTCACTCCGGACGGGTCGAGCGGGTCGACATGGTGATCGACGCCGACGGTCTGCGCATGGTCCTCGAGTTCGACGGCTCCTACTTCCACGGGAACGAGCAGTCGGCCAGGAGGGACAGTGAGAAGTCCCGACGGCTGCGCGAGTCCGGTTGGATCGTGGTGCGTATCAGGGAGGCCCCGCTCGACCTCCTCGACCCGGCCTACGACGTAAGGGTCGGTTTCCTCGCAGAGCCGGAGACCGCTGCGGCCGACGTCCTCGACCACCTGGTGGTGCTTGGTCTGCTGAACCCGGCAGCGGCCGAGCAGTACCGGGCCCTGGACGCTCCCCAGGCACAGGAAACAGCGAGCAGGTGGATCCGCGAGCGCATCGGCGAGCAAGCGGCACGGCGGCTGGAGTACTCGGCGCAGAACGACGCGTGGGGCTTCATGTTCGAGGAGCTGGTGGCGTACGAGGCCGACACCAGCGACTGCTACCCCACGGACCAGCTCTGCGTCGACGGACGCAATCTGGGACTCTGGTGCCGCAAGCAGCGGCGACTTCAGCGCACCGGTCGCCTGCGAGCCGACCGGGCCGGGCGCCTGGCGACGATCGCCACCTGGTCCTCCCGGACTGCGCACGAGGCAGGTTTCTGGGCCGGCCACGACCGGTACCTGCGGCGGGCCGAACCTGGAGATCCGCGCGAGCGGGAGGAACTGCCGTCCAGCCGCGATGCGACCGTGTGGGCGAACAACCTCCGAAAGCGGCGGGCCGAGCTCATCGCCTGCGGCGGCGATCTGCCGGGCGATCAGCTCGAGGCCATGGAGAAGGTACCCGGCTGGTCCTGGGACCCCTATCAGGACGCCCACGACACGAAGGTCGAGGTGATGCAGCAGTTCTGTGCCGCCACCGGCCGTGCCGTCTCGTCGGTCAAACAGCGCGAGCAGTGGAACAGCCACCCCGTGGGAGTGTGGCTCAACTCCTGGCGCACCCGCCGCGATGTCCTGTCTGCCTCACAGGAGGCCGAGCTCGAGGCGCTCCCGGGATGGACCTGGGATCAGCAGGGAGACCAGTGGACCGCAATGCTTCAGCACCTTCAGGACTTCGGGGCGGCACGGGGCCACATACAGCCGAGCCTGACCCTCGGCGACGAACACGAGAAGGCGCTCGCCAGGTGGAAGCGCAACCACAAGAACCGTCTCCGGGGCCGCGGAGACGACAAGGCTCTCCGCCTGCGGGCGCTGCTGGCCCAGTACGGGGAGACACTGCCCTGA
- a CDS encoding RidA family protein — MTEKITRITRINPEQLHATPGYHHITVVEAGRTAYLAGQCPLDGNGDLVGSDSLETQIDQVVANALTALAAVSAKPEHVVRSVIYVRSDERDTLGAAWSRLTESGLGPAFTTASTLLGVAQLGFLGQLVEVDLTVALPE, encoded by the coding sequence ATGACCGAGAAGATCACCCGCATCACCCGCATCAACCCCGAGCAACTGCATGCGACACCCGGCTACCACCACATCACCGTGGTGGAGGCAGGCCGTACCGCCTATCTGGCGGGGCAGTGCCCGCTTGATGGGAACGGCGACCTCGTCGGTTCCGACTCCCTCGAGACGCAGATCGACCAGGTGGTCGCGAACGCGCTCACTGCCCTGGCAGCAGTGAGCGCCAAGCCCGAACATGTGGTGCGGTCGGTGATCTACGTGCGAAGCGATGAGAGGGACACTCTCGGTGCCGCATGGAGTCGGCTCACCGAGTCCGGCCTCGGTCCGGCATTCACCACTGCCAGCACGCTCCTGGGCGTCGCCCAGCTGGGCTTTCTGGGACAGCTCGTCGAGGTGGATCTCACCGTGGCGCTGCCTGAGTGA
- a CDS encoding zinc-binding dehydrogenase: protein MKAILPGATADTGQSVVLGEAAEPEPATDEVVVAVEAYSVNRGETFQLDGGLDRRWAGWRPGKDVAGTVVRAAADGSGPATGTRVVAHPPAYGWAERVAVPTTSLAELPDSVDAVTAAALPLAGITALRLLRAAGPLAGRRVLLTGASGGVGHYVTELAAAGGAAVTAVSATADRGAQLLQLGATELITSVDDAAGPYDVVLESVGGAGLPAALAQLAPGGLLVWFGQASREPVTLDFFDFFRGPNQARIAHFDYTTSDATFGGDLSALVRLVAAGRLHPEIGTVRDWARTADVIADLRARTVRGKAVLTVA, encoded by the coding sequence ATGAAGGCGATACTGCCCGGAGCAACTGCCGACACCGGCCAATCGGTCGTCCTCGGTGAGGCCGCCGAGCCGGAGCCCGCCACGGACGAGGTGGTTGTCGCGGTGGAGGCGTACTCCGTCAACCGCGGGGAGACCTTCCAGCTCGACGGCGGTCTCGATCGCCGCTGGGCGGGCTGGCGGCCCGGCAAGGACGTCGCCGGTACCGTCGTACGGGCCGCGGCCGACGGCAGCGGGCCGGCCACGGGAACCCGGGTCGTGGCCCATCCGCCCGCATACGGCTGGGCCGAGCGCGTCGCCGTGCCCACCACCAGTCTCGCCGAGCTGCCCGACAGCGTCGATGCCGTGACCGCCGCGGCCCTGCCACTGGCGGGGATCACCGCGCTGCGACTGCTGCGCGCCGCCGGTCCGCTGGCCGGCCGTCGGGTCCTGCTCACCGGTGCCAGCGGTGGCGTCGGCCACTACGTGACGGAACTCGCCGCCGCAGGCGGTGCTGCCGTCACCGCGGTCAGCGCCACCGCGGACCGCGGCGCGCAGCTGCTGCAGCTGGGGGCAACCGAACTGATCACGTCGGTGGACGACGCCGCAGGCCCGTACGACGTGGTGCTGGAGTCGGTCGGCGGGGCCGGCCTGCCCGCCGCTCTGGCCCAGCTGGCTCCCGGTGGCCTGCTGGTGTGGTTCGGCCAGGCGAGCCGCGAGCCCGTCACCCTCGACTTCTTCGACTTCTTCAGGGGCCCGAACCAGGCCCGTATCGCGCACTTCGACTACACCACCTCGGACGCGACCTTCGGCGGGGACCTGTCCGCCCTGGTGCGACTGGTCGCCGCCGGCCGCCTGCACCCCGAGATCGGCACGGTACGGGACTGGGCCCGCACCGCCGACGTCATCGCCGACCTGCGCGCCCGCACCGTCCGCGGCAAAGCCGTACTGACCGTCGCCTGA
- a CDS encoding nuclear transport factor 2 family protein has protein sequence MTAQTEPTAVVLRYFEALEAGDQEAILDSWAEGGSCWYGGDLPISGTWQGRDQVINGFLATAFAHLDPVKEIGIRITNHFGAGEQVLVEWDSWATGRTGRPYQENNVGVFTVRDGKITNMREYADTQHWERALVAPVA, from the coding sequence ATGACCGCGCAAACCGAACCGACCGCTGTGGTGCTGCGCTACTTCGAGGCACTGGAGGCCGGCGACCAGGAGGCCATCCTCGACTCCTGGGCCGAGGGAGGCAGCTGCTGGTACGGCGGCGACCTGCCGATCTCCGGTACGTGGCAGGGCCGCGACCAGGTGATCAACGGTTTCCTGGCCACCGCCTTCGCCCACCTGGACCCGGTGAAGGAGATCGGAATCAGGATCACCAACCACTTCGGCGCCGGCGAGCAGGTCCTCGTCGAATGGGACTCCTGGGCCACTGGCCGGACCGGCCGTCCGTACCAGGAGAACAACGTCGGCGTCTTCACGGTCCGCGACGGCAAGATCACGAACATGCGCGAGTACGCCGACACCCAGCACTGGGAGCGCGCCCTCGTCGCGCCTGTCGCCTGA
- a CDS encoding nuclear transport factor 2 family protein translates to MNEREHTEAGKAVVQAYMDTLMTGDVDALRDFFTPDTTWTLAGDLPLSGTWTGPDEILGEFVPRMVARLRPETIEFTFDGLIAEGDQVLAEWNTRALAKTGGRYDQHCLAVFTVRDGKIATVREYFDTLHAKTVVFA, encoded by the coding sequence ATGAACGAGCGGGAGCACACCGAGGCCGGCAAGGCAGTCGTCCAGGCGTACATGGACACCCTGATGACCGGTGATGTCGACGCGCTGCGCGACTTCTTCACCCCCGACACGACCTGGACGCTGGCCGGTGACCTGCCCCTGTCGGGGACCTGGACCGGGCCGGACGAGATCCTCGGAGAGTTCGTTCCGCGGATGGTGGCCCGGCTGCGCCCGGAGACGATCGAGTTCACCTTCGACGGGCTGATCGCCGAGGGCGACCAGGTCCTCGCCGAGTGGAACACCCGCGCCCTGGCCAAGACCGGGGGCCGCTACGACCAGCACTGCCTCGCAGTCTTCACGGTCCGCGACGGCAAGATCGCGACGGTGCGCGAATACTTCGACACCCTGCACGCCAAGACGGTCGTCTTCGCCTGA
- a CDS encoding LysR substrate-binding domain-containing protein has translation MSELRRLRYFLAVAEELNFTRAAARLHLAQPALSRQIRELEKELGVQLLERTTQSTSVTEAGRLLQERGQELCAEADRLWRDVRAFATGAQGKISIGYSASTSYDTAPTLLAALAEAHPDISVTTRLLPTAEVVAGVAEGTLDAGLVRCPPPTPQLVRTFVRLEPQGVLMAEGHPLAEHSEVDVAALAGQTVLLHARSDNPGHHDAITGIFERAGIAPRLRERQLSFDVAHMPVAQGNAVSVVGASVLPGLPAGLVWRPLSPVSAIEIHLLTRGGTGQPVTARLLQVTADTARTHGWLRSPS, from the coding sequence ATGTCAGAGCTCCGCCGCCTTCGCTACTTCCTTGCCGTCGCCGAGGAGCTCAATTTCACCCGGGCCGCCGCGCGCCTGCACCTGGCCCAGCCCGCGCTGAGCCGCCAGATACGCGAGCTGGAGAAGGAACTGGGTGTGCAACTGCTGGAGCGCACCACCCAGTCCACCTCGGTCACCGAGGCCGGCCGACTGCTTCAAGAGCGCGGCCAGGAACTCTGCGCGGAAGCCGACCGGCTGTGGCGCGACGTACGCGCCTTCGCCACCGGGGCCCAGGGGAAGATCTCCATCGGCTACAGCGCGAGCACCAGCTACGACACCGCACCCACCCTGCTCGCAGCACTCGCCGAGGCGCACCCGGACATCAGCGTCACCACGCGGCTGCTGCCCACCGCCGAGGTCGTAGCCGGCGTCGCCGAGGGCACCCTCGACGCCGGCCTGGTCCGCTGCCCGCCGCCGACGCCCCAACTCGTCCGCACCTTCGTGCGCCTGGAGCCCCAGGGCGTACTCATGGCGGAAGGACATCCACTGGCCGAGCACTCGGAGGTCGATGTCGCCGCACTCGCCGGCCAGACGGTCCTCCTGCACGCCCGCAGCGACAACCCCGGGCACCACGACGCGATCACCGGCATCTTCGAACGCGCCGGCATCGCACCGAGGCTGCGCGAACGGCAACTGTCCTTCGACGTCGCGCACATGCCCGTAGCTCAAGGCAACGCGGTCTCCGTGGTCGGTGCATCCGTTCTTCCCGGTCTGCCGGCCGGACTGGTGTGGCGGCCGCTGTCCCCGGTCTCGGCCATCGAGATCCACCTCCTCACCCGCGGCGGCACCGGGCAGCCCGTCACGGCCCGGCTGCTCCAGGTCACCGCCGACACCGCCCGCACCCATGGCTGGCTCCGCTCCCCGAGCTGA